Proteins from one Desulfitobacterium chlororespirans DSM 11544 genomic window:
- a CDS encoding electron transfer flavoprotein subunit beta/FixA family protein encodes MNIVVCVKQTIDTEAKIVLNSEGKIDANGVTLVINPLDEYAIEEALRMKEKFGGEVTVITLGGDQATATIRSALAMGADKAIHINDPALGEVDEGIAAAILAKTIETIPYDIILAGVMDTDHGSAQVAVRMAEKLGLPSISSVTKLDIDGTQATALRVIDGGLATLEVSLPAVITVVQGINEVRYPSVAGIMKAKKKPLTPLKLSDLGLDASGLALQAKVTQYTLPTPRQGGRILPGEAAEATHELARILREEAKVL; translated from the coding sequence ATGAACATTGTGGTATGCGTTAAGCAAACGATTGATACAGAAGCTAAAATCGTTTTAAACAGTGAAGGAAAAATAGATGCCAATGGGGTCACCCTGGTGATCAATCCTTTGGATGAATACGCCATTGAAGAAGCGCTCCGCATGAAAGAGAAATTCGGCGGTGAAGTGACCGTTATTACCCTGGGTGGGGATCAGGCCACCGCAACCATTCGCAGTGCTCTGGCTATGGGCGCCGATAAAGCGATTCATATTAACGACCCTGCTCTGGGGGAAGTGGATGAAGGCATAGCTGCCGCCATCCTCGCCAAAACCATCGAGACCATCCCCTATGACATCATTTTAGCAGGGGTGATGGACACCGATCATGGCTCAGCCCAGGTAGCCGTACGCATGGCTGAGAAGCTGGGGCTTCCTTCCATCAGCAGTGTCACCAAGCTGGATATTGATGGCACTCAGGCCACCGCTCTGCGGGTGATCGACGGCGGTCTGGCAACGCTGGAGGTATCCCTTCCGGCTGTGATCACCGTAGTTCAGGGCATCAATGAGGTGCGTTATCCATCCGTAGCCGGCATTATGAAAGCGAAGAAAAAGCCCCTGACACCTCTCAAGCTGAGTGACTTGGGGCTGGATGCTTCCGGCTTGGCGCTGCAGGCCAAGGTTACCCAATATACTTTGCCTACCCCCAGACAAGGAGGAAGAATACTTCCCGGTGAAGCGGCAGAAGCCACCCATGAATTAGCACGAATCCTCCGCGAAGAAGCTAAAGTTCTCTAA